One stretch of Lacrimispora sphenoides DNA includes these proteins:
- the ilvD gene encoding dihydroxy-acid dehydratase gives MKSDSVKKGMQQAPHRSLFHALGMTEEEMDRPLIGIVSSYNEIVPGHMNLDKIVDAVKMGVAMAGGTPVMVPAIAVCDGIAMGHIGMKYSLVTRDLVADSTECLARAHAFDALVMVPNCDKNVPGLLMAAARINIPTVFVSGGPMLAGRVHGHKTSLSSMFEAVGAYTAGNMTEEDVREYEQKACPTCGSCSGMYTANSMNCLTEVLGMGLKGNGTIPAVYSERLKLAKHAGMAVMEMLKKNICPRDIMTEKAFRNALTMDMALGCSTNSMLHLPAIAHEAGVDLNLEIANEISAKTPNLCHLAPAGPTYMEDLNEAGGIYAVMNEVSKLGLLELDCMTVTGKTVGENIKSCVNKNPEVIRPLENPYSQTGGIAILKGNLAPDSAVVKRSAVAPEMLKHEGPARVFDCEEDAIAAIKGGKIVAGDVVVIRYEGPKGGPGMREMLNPTSAIAGMGLGSSVALITDGRFSGASRGASIGHACPEAAVGGPIGLVEEGDIISIDIDNHRLDVKVSDEEMARRKANWQPRKPQVTTGYLARYAAMAAPASRGAILEI, from the coding sequence ATGAAAAGTGATTCAGTAAAAAAAGGGATGCAGCAGGCGCCTCACCGTTCCCTGTTTCACGCACTGGGAATGACAGAGGAAGAGATGGATAGACCTCTGATCGGTATTGTCAGTTCTTATAATGAAATCGTACCAGGCCATATGAACCTGGACAAAATAGTGGATGCCGTTAAAATGGGAGTCGCCATGGCAGGCGGTACACCGGTGATGGTTCCGGCCATAGCGGTATGTGATGGAATTGCCATGGGACACATTGGCATGAAATACTCCCTGGTTACCAGGGACCTGGTTGCAGATTCCACAGAATGCCTTGCAAGAGCCCATGCTTTTGACGCTCTGGTCATGGTACCCAACTGTGATAAGAATGTTCCTGGACTCTTAATGGCAGCAGCCCGCATTAACATACCCACAGTGTTCGTCAGTGGCGGACCAATGTTAGCAGGGCGTGTGCACGGCCATAAAACCAGCCTCTCCAGCATGTTTGAGGCGGTGGGTGCTTATACCGCAGGAAACATGACAGAAGAGGATGTAAGGGAATACGAGCAAAAGGCATGCCCTACCTGCGGATCCTGTTCCGGTATGTATACGGCCAACAGCATGAACTGCCTGACCGAGGTTTTGGGAATGGGACTGAAAGGAAACGGAACCATTCCGGCAGTTTATTCGGAACGTCTTAAGTTAGCAAAGCATGCGGGAATGGCAGTTATGGAGATGCTTAAGAAGAACATCTGCCCCCGTGACATCATGACGGAAAAAGCCTTCCGCAATGCCCTGACCATGGATATGGCTTTGGGATGCAGTACCAACAGCATGCTTCATCTTCCTGCCATTGCTCATGAGGCAGGAGTGGATTTAAATCTGGAAATTGCAAATGAGATCAGTGCAAAGACACCGAACCTTTGCCATCTGGCTCCGGCAGGACCCACTTATATGGAAGATTTAAATGAAGCAGGCGGCATTTACGCTGTTATGAATGAGGTCAGCAAGCTGGGACTTCTGGAATTAGACTGTATGACAGTAACAGGTAAAACGGTTGGAGAGAATATTAAGAGTTGTGTAAATAAGAACCCTGAAGTGATCCGGCCGTTAGAAAATCCTTACAGCCAGACTGGCGGAATCGCCATATTAAAGGGAAACCTGGCCCCTGATTCCGCAGTGGTAAAGCGATCCGCCGTAGCGCCTGAGATGCTAAAGCATGAAGGCCCGGCAAGAGTGTTTGATTGTGAGGAGGACGCCATAGCAGCCATCAAGGGCGGAAAGATTGTGGCAGGAGATGTGGTTGTTATCCGTTATGAAGGTCCCAAGGGAGGCCCGGGCATGAGGGAGATGTTAAATCCCACCTCAGCCATTGCAGGCATGGGGTTAGGTTCCTCAGTGGCCCTCATTACCGACGGACGTTTCAGCGGCGCTTCCAGAGGCGCATCCATCGGGCATGCATGTCCGGAGGCAGCGGTGGGTGGTCCCATTGGTCTGGTGGAAGAGGGAGACATCATTTCCATTGATATTGATAACCATCGGTTAGACGTGAAGGTATCTGATGAAGAAATGGCCAGAAGAAAGGCCAATTGGCAGCCAAGGAAACCACAGGTGACCACTGGATATCTGGCACGCTATGCGGCCATGGCCGCCCCGGCAAGCCGGGGAGCGATTCTCGAAATATAA
- a CDS encoding class I adenylate-forming enzyme family protein: protein MIRDLFMNQTNLEKQAIIDGETSITYQNLVQKAAAIQASLPKNDWKIAAIFLPDGSDYIAALFGIFLLGKTAFPISVRLTKHEVTPLLDQTSTDIIITSIRYRSFFDEIKSMDVPDLRVTYVEECLLGESMPVLFENNLGPDEPIILLTTSGSTGRVKIVPLSERNVETSVLGYIDKMCFEEMDEKDIRYILVAPFSSAYGMMILCACLMKAFPMVFLKEDFTLDSFYKAVQENRVTHYEGGALVPLLMEQTAGRPIPYDIHLLKYFGFGGSKVSGTTLKKLLTAYPGIQLWQGYGMTEAAPLITKCSKISLEKLDSVGKAIKGIEISIEAGGVITDIPYTNGEILVKGPNVMSGYFRNEEETKKVLKHGYLYTGDLGYLDEDGYLYICGRKKNVIIVRGFNVYPEEVEACILNSLLVNDCVVYGETDPLGIETVCADMVPADPLVSQEKIEEEIRAYCKVHLSGFKQPRKIQIVDAIRKTVSGKNERRKGEQL from the coding sequence ATGATCAGAGATTTGTTCATGAATCAAACAAACCTGGAAAAACAAGCGATTATTGACGGAGAAACAAGTATAACGTACCAGAACCTGGTTCAAAAAGCCGCGGCAATACAGGCTTCCCTGCCCAAGAATGATTGGAAAATTGCCGCAATATTTTTACCGGATGGGAGCGATTATATCGCTGCTCTTTTCGGAATATTCCTGTTGGGGAAAACAGCTTTTCCTATAAGTGTCCGCTTGACAAAACACGAAGTTACTCCTCTCCTGGACCAGACATCCACAGATATAATCATTACTTCCATAAGATACCGTTCGTTTTTTGATGAAATAAAATCCATGGATGTACCTGATTTACGGGTGACTTACGTTGAAGAATGCCTGCTGGGGGAATCTATGCCGGTTCTTTTTGAAAACAACCTGGGACCCGATGAACCCATAATTCTCTTAACAACATCAGGTTCTACCGGCAGGGTGAAAATTGTACCTCTTTCAGAAAGGAATGTTGAGACTTCCGTTTTGGGATATATCGATAAAATGTGTTTTGAGGAGATGGATGAGAAGGATATCAGGTACATCCTTGTAGCTCCTTTTTCTTCTGCATACGGAATGATGATCCTGTGTGCATGTCTCATGAAAGCGTTCCCTATGGTTTTTCTCAAGGAAGATTTTACGCTGGACTCCTTTTATAAAGCGGTTCAGGAGAATAGAGTGACCCACTATGAGGGTGGGGCATTGGTTCCCCTTCTGATGGAGCAGACAGCGGGCAGGCCCATTCCTTATGATATTCATTTGTTAAAATATTTCGGATTTGGAGGAAGCAAAGTTTCCGGTACCACATTGAAAAAGCTATTAACAGCTTATCCGGGAATCCAGCTGTGGCAAGGCTACGGGATGACAGAAGCAGCCCCGTTAATAACAAAATGCTCGAAAATCAGTTTGGAGAAACTGGATTCTGTAGGAAAGGCGATAAAGGGGATTGAAATATCCATAGAAGCTGGCGGGGTGATTACGGATATTCCATATACCAATGGGGAAATTCTTGTAAAGGGACCCAATGTGATGTCGGGATATTTTAGAAATGAAGAGGAAACAAAGAAGGTTCTGAAACATGGCTATTTGTATACGGGTGATCTTGGCTACCTGGATGAAGACGGCTATTTGTATATCTGCGGGCGGAAGAAAAACGTAATTATTGTCAGAGGATTCAACGTATATCCGGAAGAAGTGGAAGCCTGTATCTTAAACAGTCTGCTAGTAAATGACTGTGTTGTTTATGGTGAAACGGATCCTTTAGGAATTGAAACCGTATGCGCAGATATGGTTCCGGCCGATCCTTTGGTCAGTCAGGAAAAAATCGAGGAAGAAATCAGGGCTTACTGCAAAGTGCATTTGTCAGGATTTAAACAGCCCCGGAAAATTCAAATAGTTGATGCGATCAGAAAAACTGTATCTGGAAAAAATGAAAGGAGAAAAGGGGAGCAACTATGA
- a CDS encoding acyl carrier protein, with translation MINDEIIRMIEEAAQFPVSDRKINLYKDLGLDSLSFIHLLLKIEDTYSITFDITEMEYCLEVGRMIELAEKKVKEKDIK, from the coding sequence ATGATCAATGACGAAATTATCCGTATGATAGAGGAAGCGGCCCAGTTTCCGGTTTCTGACAGAAAGATTAATCTGTATAAGGATCTGGGGCTTGACTCCCTTTCTTTTATCCATCTTTTACTTAAGATAGAAGATACGTATTCCATTACCTTTGATATTACGGAAATGGAATATTGTCTGGAAGTCGGCCGGATGATTGAACTGGCTGAGAAGAAAGTAAAGGAGAAAGATATAAAATGA
- a CDS encoding phosphoglycerate dehydrogenase: protein MRKIHCLNAVSSCGTALLTEDYTLTDDIKEADGVLVRSASMHELEFPEDLLAIARAGAGVNNIPLDECAAKGIVVFNTPGANANGVKELVVAGLMLASRDIEGGIRWCKDNKDDENIAKSAEVAKKAFAGYEIKGKKLGVIGLGAIGAEVANACTSLGMEVYGYDPYISINAAWKLSRNIKHITSVDTIYQECDYITLHLPLIDSTKEMVNKAALERMKDGVVILNFSRDVLVNEDDMADALKTGKVKKYVTDFPNPKSVHMEGAIVIPHLGASTEESEDNCAKMAVEEIVDYIDNGNIRNSVNFPACDMGVCKAASRIAVLHLNIPNMIGQITGTLAAGDMNISDMTNKSREKYAYTLLDLESVPDEESIRKLSEIKGVLRVRVVK from the coding sequence ATGAGAAAAATTCATTGCCTCAATGCGGTTTCCAGCTGCGGAACCGCATTGCTGACAGAAGATTATACCTTAACAGATGACATAAAAGAAGCGGATGGTGTCCTTGTCCGAAGCGCTTCCATGCATGAGCTTGAATTCCCTGAGGATCTTTTAGCCATTGCAAGAGCTGGGGCAGGAGTCAATAACATTCCCCTGGATGAGTGTGCCGCAAAGGGAATCGTGGTGTTCAATACACCGGGAGCCAATGCCAACGGAGTCAAGGAGCTGGTCGTTGCAGGCCTTATGCTGGCTTCAAGGGATATTGAAGGAGGCATCCGCTGGTGTAAAGACAATAAGGATGATGAGAATATTGCAAAATCTGCGGAAGTAGCTAAAAAAGCCTTTGCAGGATATGAAATTAAAGGAAAGAAGCTGGGCGTCATCGGACTTGGAGCCATTGGCGCGGAAGTGGCCAATGCCTGCACTTCCTTAGGGATGGAGGTTTATGGGTATGATCCCTACATTTCCATAAATGCGGCATGGAAGCTTTCCAGAAATATCAAGCACATCACATCCGTAGATACCATTTACCAGGAATGCGATTACATAACCCTTCACCTGCCGTTAATTGATTCCACAAAAGAAATGGTGAATAAGGCTGCTCTTGAACGTATGAAGGATGGCGTTGTGATTTTAAACTTCTCAAGAGATGTCCTGGTGAATGAAGATGATATGGCAGATGCCTTAAAAACCGGCAAGGTGAAAAAATATGTGACGGATTTCCCCAATCCAAAATCCGTTCATATGGAAGGAGCCATCGTTATCCCTCACTTAGGGGCTTCTACCGAGGAATCCGAGGATAACTGTGCCAAAATGGCGGTAGAAGAGATCGTGGATTACATTGATAACGGGAATATCCGCAATTCCGTAAACTTTCCTGCCTGTGATATGGGAGTGTGCAAGGCAGCAAGCCGTATCGCAGTGCTTCACTTAAATATTCCAAACATGATCGGGCAGATTACAGGAACACTGGCAGCAGGAGATATGAACATCTCTGATATGACCAACAAAAGCCGTGAAAAGTACGCATATACTCTGCTCGACTTGGAAAGCGTTCCGGATGAAGAGAGCATACGGAAGCTAAGTGAAATCAAGGGCGTACTCCGGGTGAGGGTAGTTAAATAG
- a CDS encoding DUF1015 domain-containing protein: MAIVKPFQCVRPDERYASQVAALPYDVYSRKEACQVTAANPRSFLNIDRPETQFSDDVDTYDDRVYEKAGEMLKSWIEDGTLKKDCLEAYYIYELTMNGRRQTGIVACSSIDDYVNGVIKKHENTREEKEVDRIRHVDTTDAQTGPIFLAYRSNETVNKIVNLITDTEPLYDFTAEDGISHRVWQIHDKDSISLIEKAFQTIPSTYIADGHHRAASAVKVGLKRRMENPGYTGEEPFNYFLSVLFPHDQLMIMPYNRVVKDLNGLTEDEFLQKAGQSFEVSCMGTEAFAPMDKGSFGMYLNRKWYCLKAFNSLKSTDPVKGLDVSILQDYLLGPVLGIGDPRTDKRIDFIGGIRGLNELEKRCSQDMKVAFSMYPTSIQELFAVADAGLLMPPKSTWFEPKLRSGLFIHLLK, from the coding sequence ATGGCAATTGTAAAACCATTTCAATGCGTTAGACCTGATGAACGGTATGCCAGTCAGGTGGCAGCCCTTCCCTATGACGTATACAGCCGTAAGGAGGCCTGCCAGGTAACGGCAGCCAACCCAAGGTCATTTTTAAACATTGACAGGCCGGAGACCCAGTTTTCTGATGACGTGGATACCTATGATGACCGTGTTTATGAAAAAGCCGGGGAAATGCTGAAAAGCTGGATCGAGGACGGGACTCTTAAAAAAGATTGTTTGGAAGCCTATTATATCTATGAACTTACGATGAATGGAAGGCGCCAGACGGGAATCGTGGCTTGTTCTTCCATTGATGATTATGTGAATGGAGTCATAAAAAAACACGAAAACACCAGAGAGGAAAAGGAAGTGGACCGGATCCGCCATGTGGATACCACCGATGCACAGACAGGCCCCATTTTTCTGGCCTACCGTTCCAATGAAACGGTCAATAAAATTGTGAATTTAATAACAGACACTGAGCCTTTGTATGATTTTACGGCAGAAGACGGGATCAGCCACAGGGTATGGCAGATCCATGACAAAGACAGCATCTCCCTGATCGAGAAGGCTTTCCAGACGATCCCCTCTACTTATATCGCAGATGGCCATCACAGGGCGGCTTCCGCTGTAAAGGTTGGGCTTAAGAGGCGCATGGAAAATCCGGGATATACAGGAGAAGAACCCTTTAACTATTTCCTTTCCGTGCTGTTTCCCCATGACCAGCTGATGATCATGCCATATAACCGGGTGGTAAAGGATTTAAACGGCCTTACAGAAGATGAGTTTCTTCAAAAGGCAGGGCAGTCCTTTGAAGTATCCTGTATGGGAACCGAGGCCTTTGCACCTATGGACAAAGGATCCTTTGGTATGTACTTAAACCGGAAGTGGTACTGCTTAAAAGCTTTCAATTCCTTAAAATCCACAGATCCGGTAAAGGGCCTGGATGTATCCATCCTCCAGGATTATCTGCTTGGTCCTGTTTTGGGAATCGGAGATCCCAGAACGGATAAGAGAATTGATTTTATCGGAGGGATCCGTGGGCTTAACGAACTGGAGAAACGGTGCAGCCAGGATATGAAAGTGGCATTTTCCATGTACCCCACCTCCATTCAGGAGCTGTTTGCCGTGGCGGATGCAGGGCTTTTGATGCCTCCTAAATCCACATGGTTCGAGCCAAAGCTCCGCAGCGGATTATTTATCCATCTTCTAAAATAA
- the ilvB gene encoding biosynthetic-type acetolactate synthase large subunit, giving the protein MKTLTGAEIVIECLKEQEVDTVFGYPGGTILNIYDALYKHQDEITHILTSHEQGAAHAADGYARATGKVGVCLATSGPGATNLVTGIATAFMDSIPMVAITCNVAVSLLGRDSFQEIDITGVTMPITKYNFIVKDITKLADTIRRAFQIAQTGRPGPVLVDITKDVTAGTFEYESQTPELVKRQEDTITEEDLETALQLIRKSQKPYIFVGGGAVAANASEELSSFAHKIQAPVADSLMGKGAFDGTDELYTGMVGMHGTKTSNFGITECDLLIVVGARFSDRVTGNAAKFAKRAKILQFDVDPAEINKNVKTYASVVGDVKVILRKLNARLDPINHEEWLAHIDRLKDMYPMRFDKSALTGPYIIEKIYEITQGDAIITTEVGQHQMWAAQFYQYKYPRSFLSSGGLGTMGYGLGASLGAKLGCKDKVVINVAGDGCFRMNMNEIATATRYNIPIIQVVLNNHVLGMVRQWQTLFYGKRYSHTVLNDQVDFVKVAEGLGAKAYRVTSKDDFEPVLKEAIELNVPVVIDCQIHCDDKVFPMVSPGAPIQDAFDAEDLKI; this is encoded by the coding sequence ATGAAGACATTGACAGGAGCAGAGATTGTGATCGAATGCCTGAAAGAACAGGAAGTGGATACTGTTTTTGGATATCCGGGCGGTACGATCTTAAATATATACGATGCACTTTATAAACATCAGGACGAGATTACCCATATCCTGACCTCCCATGAACAGGGCGCAGCCCATGCGGCAGACGGATATGCAAGAGCCACCGGCAAGGTGGGAGTTTGTCTGGCCACCTCAGGGCCTGGAGCCACCAACCTGGTAACCGGAATTGCCACCGCATTTATGGATTCCATCCCAATGGTTGCCATTACGTGCAACGTGGCAGTGAGCCTCCTGGGAAGAGACAGCTTCCAGGAGATCGATATCACTGGTGTGACCATGCCTATCACAAAGTACAACTTTATTGTTAAGGATATAACAAAGCTGGCTGATACCATCCGCCGGGCCTTCCAGATCGCACAGACCGGAAGACCGGGACCTGTGCTGGTGGACATCACAAAGGATGTAACCGCCGGCACCTTTGAATATGAATCCCAGACTCCGGAGCTTGTAAAAAGGCAGGAGGATACCATAACCGAGGAGGATTTAGAGACAGCGCTGCAGCTGATCCGGAAATCCCAGAAGCCTTATATCTTCGTAGGAGGAGGGGCGGTTGCTGCCAATGCCTCGGAGGAGCTTTCTTCCTTTGCCCACAAGATTCAGGCCCCGGTGGCGGACAGTCTTATGGGAAAAGGAGCTTTCGACGGAACTGATGAATTGTATACCGGAATGGTAGGAATGCACGGGACCAAGACCTCTAATTTTGGAATTACGGAATGTGACTTATTGATCGTAGTGGGTGCCCGGTTCAGTGACCGGGTGACTGGTAATGCCGCCAAGTTTGCCAAGAGGGCAAAGATTCTTCAGTTTGATGTAGATCCGGCGGAGATAAATAAGAACGTTAAGACATATGCCAGCGTCGTCGGTGATGTAAAAGTGATCTTAAGAAAGCTGAATGCCCGTTTGGATCCCATCAATCATGAAGAGTGGCTGGCCCACATTGACCGGTTGAAGGATATGTATCCCATGCGCTTTGATAAGAGCGCGCTGACCGGTCCCTATATCATTGAAAAGATTTATGAGATCACACAGGGAGACGCCATCATTACAACAGAGGTAGGCCAGCATCAGATGTGGGCTGCCCAGTTCTACCAGTATAAATATCCCAGAAGCTTCCTCTCCTCCGGTGGTCTTGGAACTATGGGCTATGGCCTGGGGGCTTCCCTGGGTGCCAAGCTTGGCTGCAAGGATAAGGTAGTCATTAACGTGGCAGGAGACGGATGTTTCCGTATGAATATGAATGAGATTGCCACGGCTACCCGCTACAATATTCCCATCATTCAGGTGGTTTTAAACAACCACGTGTTAGGCATGGTCCGTCAGTGGCAGACCCTGTTCTATGGAAAGAGATATTCACATACAGTTCTAAATGATCAGGTGGATTTTGTAAAGGTAGCGGAAGGGCTGGGAGCTAAGGCTTACCGTGTGACCAGTAAGGACGATTTTGAGCCTGTCCTTAAAGAAGCTATAGAGTTAAACGTTCCTGTTGTTATAGATTGTCAGATTCATTGTGATGACAAGGTATTCCCAATGGTATCACCGGGAGCGCCCATCCAGGATGCGTTTGATGCAGAAGACTTAAAGATTTAA
- the leuB gene encoding 3-isopropylmalate dehydrogenase — protein MNYNIAVIPGDGIGPEIIGEARKVLDKVGSVYGHKFQYTEVLMGGISIDAYGVPLTDEALETAKNSDSVLLGAVGGNVGNSRWYDVAPNLRPEAGLLAIRKGLNLFANIRPAYLYKELSDACPLKKEIIGDGFDMVIMRELTGGLYFGERYTKAVDGVMTAVDTLTYNEIEIRRIAVKAFDIAMKRRKKVTSVDKANVLDSSRLWRNVVEEVAKDYPEVALTHMLVDNCAMQLVMNPGQFDVILTENMFGDILSDEASMITGSIGMLSSASMNESKFGMYEPSHGSAPDIAGKNIANPIATVLSAAMMLRYSFDLDTEAAAVEAAVEQVLKEGYRTADIYSETCKKVSTAEMGDLIAERIGKEKECAAHEK, from the coding sequence ATGAATTACAACATTGCAGTGATTCCCGGCGACGGGATCGGGCCTGAAATCATTGGAGAGGCGAGAAAGGTCCTTGATAAAGTGGGAAGTGTATACGGTCATAAGTTCCAGTATACAGAGGTATTGATGGGCGGCATTTCCATTGATGCATATGGAGTTCCCCTAACAGATGAAGCCCTTGAAACAGCGAAAAACAGTGATTCCGTTCTCCTTGGGGCAGTTGGCGGAAATGTAGGAAATTCAAGATGGTACGATGTGGCACCGAATCTGAGACCTGAAGCGGGGCTACTTGCCATCCGTAAGGGTCTTAATTTATTTGCCAATATCCGCCCGGCCTATCTGTATAAAGAGCTATCGGATGCCTGTCCTTTAAAGAAGGAGATCATTGGAGACGGGTTTGACATGGTCATCATGAGAGAACTGACAGGCGGTCTGTATTTCGGAGAGCGGTATACCAAAGCGGTGGATGGCGTTATGACTGCCGTGGATACCCTTACCTACAATGAAATTGAAATAAGAAGAATTGCCGTTAAGGCTTTTGATATTGCCATGAAACGCCGGAAGAAAGTAACCAGTGTTGATAAGGCAAATGTGCTGGATTCCTCCAGACTTTGGAGAAACGTGGTGGAAGAGGTGGCAAAGGATTATCCGGAGGTGGCCTTAACCCATATGCTGGTGGATAACTGTGCGATGCAGCTCGTCATGAATCCGGGACAGTTTGATGTGATCCTTACAGAGAATATGTTCGGCGATATCTTATCCGATGAAGCCAGCATGATCACAGGCTCCATTGGAATGCTATCCTCGGCCAGCATGAATGAAAGCAAATTTGGAATGTATGAACCAAGTCATGGCTCTGCCCCGGATATTGCGGGTAAAAATATTGCAAATCCTATAGCAACCGTTCTTTCCGCCGCTATGATGCTTCGTTATTCCTTTGATCTGGATACAGAAGCGGCAGCCGTGGAGGCAGCCGTGGAGCAGGTGCTTAAGGAAGGATACCGGACGGCAGACATATATTCGGAAACGTGTAAAAAAGTCTCAACCGCAGAGATGGGAGATCTGATTGCGGAACGGATTGGAAAAGAAAAGGAGTGTGCAGCACATGAAAAGTGA
- the serC gene encoding 3-phosphoserine/phosphohydroxythreonine transaminase — translation MSRVYNFSAGPAVLPEEVLREAAEEMMDYRGCGMSVMEMSHRSKMFESIIGNAEADLRDLLKIPDNYKVLFLQGGASQQFAMVPMNLFKNRVGDYIITGQWAKKAYQEAKLYGTANAVASSADKTFSYIPDVSDLPISDDADYVYICENNTIYGTKYKTLPNTKGKTLVADLSSCFLSEPIDISKYGLIFAGAQKNVGPAGVVIAIIREDLITEDVLPGTPTMLRYKTHADEKSLYNTPPAYGIYICGKVFKWLKNLGGLEAMKELNEKKAAILYDYLDQSNMFTGTVVKEDRSLMNVPFVTGSEELDALFVKESKAAGFENLKGHRSVGGMRASIYNAMPIEGVEKLVSFMKDFEAKHGK, via the coding sequence ATGAGCAGAGTGTACAATTTTTCCGCAGGGCCTGCTGTGCTGCCGGAAGAAGTCCTGAGAGAAGCCGCAGAGGAGATGATGGATTACAGAGGTTGTGGTATGTCAGTCATGGAGATGAGCCACAGGTCTAAGATGTTCGAATCCATCATCGGTAATGCAGAAGCGGATTTACGGGATTTATTGAAGATTCCGGACAATTACAAGGTATTATTTCTACAGGGCGGAGCCTCCCAGCAGTTTGCTATGGTTCCCATGAACTTATTCAAGAATCGCGTAGGGGATTACATCATTACGGGACAGTGGGCTAAGAAGGCATACCAGGAAGCAAAGCTTTACGGTACGGCCAATGCGGTTGCGTCAAGCGCCGACAAGACCTTCAGTTATATCCCGGATGTTTCGGATCTGCCGATTTCTGATGATGCGGATTACGTTTATATCTGTGAAAATAACACAATTTACGGGACTAAGTATAAAACATTGCCAAATACAAAAGGAAAAACACTTGTTGCCGATCTCTCCTCCTGTTTCTTATCGGAACCTATTGACATTTCAAAATACGGCCTGATTTTTGCAGGCGCCCAGAAGAACGTAGGGCCTGCAGGCGTGGTCATCGCCATCATCCGGGAAGACTTGATCACAGAGGATGTGCTTCCGGGAACGCCTACCATGCTCCGATATAAGACTCATGCCGATGAGAAATCTCTTTATAACACACCGCCGGCTTATGGAATCTATATCTGCGGAAAGGTATTTAAGTGGTTAAAAAACCTTGGCGGTCTGGAAGCCATGAAAGAACTCAATGAAAAGAAGGCAGCCATTTTATATGATTATCTGGACCAGAGCAATATGTTTACCGGTACTGTAGTAAAGGAAGACCGTTCTCTGATGAATGTGCCATTTGTGACCGGAAGCGAGGAACTGGATGCACTGTTTGTAAAGGAATCAAAGGCAGCAGGTTTTGAAAACTTAAAAGGCCACCGGAGCGTAGGCGGTATGCGTGCCAGCATTTATAACGCCATGCCCATAGAAGGTGTGGAGAAGCTGGTTTCCTTTATGAAGGATTTTGAAGCAAAGCATGGGAAATGA